In the Nitrospirales bacterium LBB_01 genome, one interval contains:
- a CDS encoding 3-dehydroquinate synthase: protein MESLVLDLGARSYEIVIAGGSLDSIGQRLSQLKLGQRVFVISNPTVFSIYGGRVINSLKKAGFSTGFVLIPDGEEYKSLSWLSYILTELLKGGLDRKSALVALGGGVIGDMTGFAASIYMRGIDYVAVPTTLLSQVDSSVGGKTGVNHQLGKNMIGTFYQPRIVFIDTDTLQTLPKRETISGIGEVIKYGVIKDKEFFHYLKNHREQILNKEDTALTHIIKRSCQIKAEVVSFDERESGLREILNFGHTIGHAIESVTGYMRYLHGEAVAIGMNFESRLSVKLGLFDEKQSYDIMDLIESYGLPATITSEKLSVNSLLDAMSHDKKAESGSLKFVLPEKIGTVKVLKGINREDIASVLKG, encoded by the coding sequence GTGGAAAGTCTGGTTTTAGACCTTGGGGCAAGAAGCTATGAGATAGTAATAGCTGGCGGCTCTCTGGACAGTATAGGGCAGAGACTGTCGCAGCTTAAACTTGGGCAGAGAGTTTTTGTAATAAGTAATCCTACAGTTTTTTCCATTTATGGCGGCAGGGTTATAAATTCGCTTAAAAAAGCTGGTTTTAGCACAGGGTTTGTGCTGATTCCTGACGGTGAGGAGTATAAGAGTCTTAGCTGGCTTTCCTATATTTTAACAGAGCTACTTAAAGGCGGTCTTGACAGAAAATCAGCCCTTGTAGCGCTTGGCGGCGGTGTAATTGGGGATATGACAGGGTTTGCAGCTTCAATTTATATGAGAGGCATTGATTATGTTGCAGTGCCTACTACACTTCTTTCTCAGGTCGATAGCTCTGTAGGCGGAAAAACTGGAGTCAATCATCAGCTTGGCAAAAATATGATAGGCACTTTTTATCAGCCTCGTATTGTGTTTATAGATACGGATACTCTACAGACCCTTCCAAAGCGCGAGACCATAAGCGGCATAGGGGAGGTAATTAAGTACGGAGTAATTAAAGACAAGGAATTTTTCCACTATTTAAAAAATCACAGAGAGCAGATTCTAAACAAAGAAGACACAGCACTCACTCACATAATAAAGCGCTCATGCCAGATAAAGGCCGAGGTGGTGTCTTTTGATGAGAGAGAATCGGGGCTAAGGGAGATATTAAACTTTGGTCACACTATAGGACATGCCATTGAATCTGTTACCGGCTACATGAGGTATTTGCATGGGGAGGCTGTGGCAATCGGCATGAATTTTGAGAGCAGGCTATCAGTAAAGTTAGGGCTTTTTGATGAAAAGCAATCGTATGATATTATGGATTTAATAGAAAGTTACGGCTTACCGGCAACAATTACTTCAGAGAAGCTTAGTGTCAACTCGCTGCTTGATGCTATGAGCCATGACAAGAAGGCAGAGAGCGGCAGTCTGAAATTTGTACTGCCCGAAAAGATTGGCACTGTCAAGGTGTTGAAAGGTATAAATCGTGAAGATATTGCTTCTGTGTTAAAGGGATGA
- the pilQ gene encoding type IV pilus secretin PilQ, producing MRNMNLPLKVVRLLTVLFVLTLSTTFLCGCASRFNVKEKTPEENSGAKVLKAVDIYDYAVRFTISEGFEYKVTRDSDPFKIFVELKAIEPGRFTERIISKKDGISEINFQTKPGPVVSTIAEITLPAPLEATHFVSGDVLTINISKQSGGDKAAGTKGDFDGLMEKVSSEQAGSAVKKAGSVTGVQFKHDNGAVQVVIKGDGKMVPEVSNYDDSLVIYIAGVALTAMTPDKVAAPVKSFKWSTQGDGVRIVMELDKGTSSKVLSGPDILTVSLTTADMAEARVENSFEMPSAQMDDSKAAAGKKLSPAVSATAAPQAEQVSPETSAPVINSCGGKPLPCNSQSTLVLDFQNADVVSVFRLLAQESGCNIVVDTGVKGTTTMQVKDAPWYEIMKLILKTNNPPLGCDVQGNIIRIATRDTLASEQKQELEAAKSQTELKNTKEESEDLVTKIFHINYAKVDDVKSFLQNKDSNMLSKRGTITSDARTGSLIVRDVSRVMDELDKMIKRLDKPTAQILIEARIVEVSNNVLDTLGVSWGGYQKYNSKDGWKLGTGVAAQGSLSGSSYLADLPTAVSGASSSIILGFLNALGTLGLDLKLQALESADKGKILTSPRVLTMDNQKATISQGESIPYPQISTSGGASVVSAAFKDVTVNISVTPQVTPDNSIILSVTISKEDYVSMTTIGGSEAPRTKKISEDTKALVKNGETLVLGGIFKQDTKESEEGTKWLKDIPVLGWLFKTDSVTKNNSEFLIFITPRILNRDTEDGTQG from the coding sequence GTGAGAAATATGAATTTACCGCTTAAAGTAGTAAGATTATTAACCGTGTTGTTTGTACTGACATTATCTACGACCTTTTTGTGTGGCTGTGCATCCAGATTTAACGTTAAAGAGAAAACCCCTGAGGAGAACTCCGGTGCGAAAGTGCTGAAAGCCGTCGATATATACGATTATGCCGTAAGATTTACAATTTCTGAGGGTTTTGAATATAAGGTGACAAGAGACAGCGACCCCTTTAAGATATTTGTTGAACTAAAGGCAATTGAGCCGGGCCGCTTTACGGAACGAATTATATCTAAAAAAGATGGAATATCTGAAATAAATTTTCAGACAAAACCCGGACCGGTTGTTTCCACAATAGCTGAAATAACTCTGCCTGCACCGCTTGAGGCAACGCACTTTGTCAGCGGTGACGTACTGACTATAAACATCTCAAAACAGTCCGGGGGTGATAAAGCCGCAGGAACTAAGGGCGATTTTGACGGTCTCATGGAAAAAGTAAGTTCTGAACAGGCAGGTTCTGCTGTTAAAAAGGCTGGCAGTGTAACAGGCGTACAGTTTAAGCATGACAACGGCGCCGTGCAGGTGGTCATAAAGGGGGATGGCAAGATGGTCCCTGAGGTTTCAAATTATGACGACAGCCTTGTGATTTACATTGCAGGAGTTGCTTTAACAGCCATGACGCCTGATAAAGTTGCAGCCCCTGTTAAGAGTTTTAAGTGGAGCACGCAAGGGGATGGAGTTCGAATTGTTATGGAACTGGATAAGGGAACCAGCTCCAAAGTGTTATCCGGCCCTGACATTCTTACAGTATCTTTAACGACTGCTGATATGGCTGAGGCCAGAGTTGAAAACTCATTTGAGATGCCATCTGCTCAAATGGATGACTCCAAAGCGGCAGCCGGCAAAAAATTATCACCGGCTGTCTCAGCAACTGCTGCCCCTCAGGCTGAACAGGTCTCACCAGAGACATCAGCGCCAGTAATAAATTCCTGTGGCGGCAAACCCCTTCCGTGTAATTCTCAGAGTACTTTGGTGTTGGATTTCCAAAATGCCGATGTAGTGTCGGTGTTTAGGCTTTTGGCACAAGAAAGCGGCTGTAACATAGTGGTGGACACAGGCGTCAAAGGTACGACCACCATGCAGGTGAAAGATGCCCCATGGTACGAAATTATGAAGCTTATACTTAAAACGAACAATCCACCGCTGGGCTGCGATGTGCAGGGCAATATCATAAGAATAGCTACCAGAGATACTCTTGCCTCCGAACAGAAGCAGGAGCTTGAGGCGGCAAAGTCTCAGACTGAATTGAAAAATACTAAAGAAGAGTCTGAGGATCTCGTAACAAAGATTTTTCATATAAACTACGCAAAAGTTGATGATGTTAAGTCGTTTCTTCAAAACAAAGACAGCAATATGCTCTCTAAGAGGGGGACGATTACTTCAGATGCAAGGACCGGCTCTTTAATCGTCAGAGATGTGTCAAGGGTGATGGACGAGTTAGATAAGATGATAAAGCGTCTTGATAAACCAACGGCTCAGATACTGATAGAGGCACGAATCGTGGAGGTTTCAAATAACGTGCTGGATACTCTGGGAGTAAGCTGGGGCGGTTACCAAAAGTACAATTCAAAAGACGGCTGGAAACTTGGCACCGGTGTTGCGGCTCAGGGCAGTCTAAGCGGGAGTTCATATCTAGCGGATTTGCCGACTGCTGTAAGCGGCGCAAGCAGCAGTATAATTTTAGGATTTTTAAACGCACTTGGCACACTTGGTCTTGACCTTAAACTACAGGCCCTTGAGTCTGCCGATAAGGGTAAAATACTGACCAGTCCTCGGGTTTTAACTATGGATAACCAAAAGGCTACAATATCTCAGGGTGAGAGCATCCCGTATCCTCAAATATCCACCTCAGGCGGAGCAAGTGTGGTCTCAGCAGCCTTTAAGGATGTGACTGTCAATATATCAGTAACACCGCAGGTAACTCCTGACAATTCAATCATACTCTCTGTAACCATAAGCAAAGAGGACTATGTCAGTATGACCACAATTGGCGGCTCGGAGGCTCCAAGGACAAAGAAGATATCTGAGGATACAAAGGCTCTCGTAAAAAACGGAGAAACACTGGTTCTGGGCGGTATATTTAAGCAGGACACAAAGGAATCCGAGGAGGGTACAAAGTGGTTAAAGGATATTCCTGTGTTAGGCTGGCTGTTTAAGACTGATTCGGTAACTAAAAACAATAGTGAGTTTCTGATTTTCATAACGCCAAGGATTCTAAACAGAGATACTGAAGATGGAACGCAAGGGTAG
- a CDS encoding pilus assembly protein PilP — MSVLAMMFFVKGVSYAEYKQGESVEPPVIDVPKPVKYQYSSSPRRDPFMSIITYNKRVRAGGKESKKRRVLTPLETVDLDSIRLLGVLCDTGDKKNVQCSDKHDVDPKEYELYGLVTITGGKYYVVRKGMPMGPNGGIVSRIYINNRNEDNLTGIVVKEDTLDPYGRVISIKRKIRLRSEEEEVEWR, encoded by the coding sequence TTGTCAGTATTGGCAATGATGTTTTTCGTTAAAGGCGTCTCATATGCTGAATATAAGCAGGGAGAATCTGTTGAGCCGCCCGTAATAGATGTTCCTAAACCGGTGAAGTATCAGTACAGCTCGTCACCCAGACGTGATCCCTTTATGTCCATCATAACTTATAACAAAAGAGTTAGGGCTGGCGGCAAGGAAAGCAAAAAAAGAAGAGTTCTTACTCCGCTTGAGACAGTTGATTTAGATTCAATCAGACTCTTAGGGGTTCTTTGCGACACCGGCGACAAGAAAAACGTGCAGTGTTCCGACAAGCATGATGTTGACCCCAAAGAGTATGAACTGTATGGTTTAGTGACTATTACCGGAGGAAAGTATTATGTCGTAAGGAAAGGAATGCCTATGGGCCCAAATGGCGGGATAGTGTCAAGAATTTACATTAATAATAGAAATGAGGACAATCTTACAGGAATAGTGGTCAAAGAGGATACCTTAGACCCATATGGACGGGTGATTTCTATCAAAAGAAAAATCAGATTAAGAAGCGAGGAGGAGGAGGTAGAGTGGCGATAA
- the ftsY gene encoding signal recognition particle-docking protein FtsY, producing the protein MGLVDSLKSGLRKTKEALFMDVETLFSGKAVTEETIEAFEEILFTSDIGVKSTTEIIEGLKEEHKAGKIKNTDDIKVFLKTTMTAILGMPQPFVLYRERPFVVFCLGVNGVGKTTTIGKLAMKAVSEGHSVILAAADTFRAAAIEQLDVWATRAGASIVKHQHGSDPAAVAYDAVEAAKARGIDLVIVDTAGRLHTKTHLMEELKKIKRVIGKSVHGAPHETLLVLDATTGQNALNQAKLFNEAVGVTGIALTKMDGTSKGGIVLAIKKELNIPIRLIGVGEKIGDFQDFIPEKFVAALFD; encoded by the coding sequence ATGGGATTAGTTGATTCGCTAAAGTCTGGTTTAAGAAAGACGAAAGAAGCGCTTTTTATGGACGTGGAGACGCTTTTTTCTGGCAAAGCGGTAACTGAGGAGACGATAGAAGCATTTGAGGAAATCCTTTTTACCTCCGACATAGGAGTAAAGTCAACAACAGAGATAATAGAGGGGTTAAAAGAGGAACATAAAGCTGGAAAAATAAAAAATACAGACGATATAAAGGTTTTCTTAAAGACCACGATGACAGCAATACTGGGGATGCCGCAGCCGTTTGTGCTCTACAGAGAAAGACCGTTTGTGGTGTTTTGTCTAGGGGTAAACGGGGTAGGGAAAACCACAACAATAGGCAAACTTGCTATGAAGGCAGTATCGGAGGGGCATTCGGTAATCCTTGCCGCAGCGGATACGTTCCGTGCAGCAGCGATTGAGCAGTTGGATGTTTGGGCTACAAGAGCGGGAGCTTCAATAGTGAAACACCAGCACGGTTCTGACCCTGCAGCTGTTGCGTATGACGCTGTAGAGGCAGCAAAGGCCAGAGGCATTGACCTTGTAATAGTGGATACAGCGGGGAGACTGCACACAAAAACTCATCTTATGGAGGAGTTAAAAAAGATAAAGCGTGTGATAGGAAAATCCGTACATGGCGCCCCGCATGAAACCCTTCTCGTGCTTGATGCAACAACAGGGCAAAATGCTCTTAATCAGGCAAAACTCTTTAATGAAGCAGTGGGGGTAACTGGCATTGCGTTAACTAAGATGGACGGCACATCTAAGGGTGGAATTGTGCTTGCTATCAAAAAAGAGCTGAATATTCCGATAAGACTGATTGGAGTGGGAGAGAAAATAGGCGATTTTCAGGATTTTATACCGGAGAAATTTGTAGCAGCATTGTTTGACTGA
- the pilM gene encoding type IV pilus assembly protein PilM — translation MFDLLGSKSLLGLDIGSSCIKAVQLKETREGYELEQFDYVEIAPSVIVEDSIADSAKLVEAIKELVKKVRIKSKNVVISLSGHSSVIIKKITLPEMTEDVLNENIRYEAEQYVPFGIEDVNLDYQILGPAEDQGQIDVVLVAVKKDFLNGYVNAVREAGLNPVIVDVDAFALENMYELNYKVKGEEPKNIAIIDVGASKTTLTILKTGVSVFTKDSSIGSMTHTEALMREFKLPFETAERLKRGESVEGVSQEDVKSVLLGANEQIIMEIRRSLDYFSDSPEMEAIDEIMTGGGGSLVHGFRDTLSERTGYHVIAVNPFKNIKIPKSFDLRQLDSVSALALVAVGLSTRKIGDR, via the coding sequence ATGTTTGATTTACTGGGTAGTAAGTCTCTCTTGGGGCTGGACATAGGCTCCTCTTGTATAAAGGCTGTGCAGTTGAAAGAGACTCGGGAGGGGTATGAGTTAGAGCAGTTTGATTACGTGGAAATTGCTCCGTCTGTGATAGTGGAGGATTCTATTGCAGACAGCGCCAAGCTTGTAGAGGCGATAAAGGAGCTTGTTAAAAAGGTTCGCATAAAGAGCAAAAATGTGGTTATATCACTTTCAGGTCATTCCTCGGTCATAATTAAAAAAATAACTCTGCCTGAGATGACTGAAGATGTACTGAATGAGAATATCCGCTATGAGGCCGAGCAGTACGTGCCGTTTGGCATAGAGGATGTAAACCTTGATTACCAGATACTAGGACCTGCCGAGGATCAGGGGCAAATAGACGTTGTGCTTGTAGCCGTAAAGAAGGACTTTTTAAATGGTTATGTAAATGCAGTCAGAGAGGCCGGCCTTAACCCCGTGATAGTGGATGTGGACGCTTTTGCTCTGGAAAACATGTATGAGCTCAATTATAAAGTTAAGGGAGAGGAACCTAAAAACATTGCAATAATAGACGTGGGAGCATCAAAGACGACGCTAACTATACTGAAAACAGGGGTATCGGTCTTTACTAAAGACAGCTCAATCGGCAGCATGACTCATACGGAGGCCCTCATGAGAGAGTTTAAACTGCCCTTTGAAACAGCCGAGCGTCTAAAGCGCGGGGAGTCAGTGGAGGGGGTATCGCAGGAGGACGTCAAGTCTGTGCTTTTAGGCGCAAATGAGCAAATTATTATGGAGATACGCAGGTCTTTGGATTATTTCAGCGACTCACCTGAGATGGAGGCCATAGATGAGATTATGACAGGCGGCGGCGGCAGTTTAGTGCATGGCTTCAGAGACACTCTCTCTGAGCGTACAGGTTACCATGTGATTGCTGTTAATCCATTTAAAAATATAAAAATCCCGAAAAGCTTTGACCTTAGGCAGCTGGATTCGGTATCGGCATTAGCTCTGGTGGCTGTGGGTCTTTCTACAAGGAAAATCGGCGACAGATGA
- a CDS encoding AMIN domain-containing protein, whose protein sequence is MAISKKAVLASLVLFLFFGCASVKKDSGGVEQNTITSIDVSGLSINVVLAKPFMYETLPQESKSIRSVYLPGVSAGTFNGKTITGGEGSPTVSVVGMKSLASDNITPSDDSTLEISYIPGFSIKTLSEGNILNIKIHQVEKADNLENTSTGSITGKSITGLDLKQTDGTLVLGVKGDGSLVPDVFSLDGRIVVDIPGVRLSKIPKLSVQSPIKGIRYWQHKDKVRFVLDLTDKVKYDVQLHSNGFSVRLYPNGKAEMTAASKAESESLHKEPIVKGSAAHAPDFKDHLISLDFVDADVVSVIRLISEVSGANIVLDHGVGGKITIKLRDLPWQKALDLVLETTHLIKTITDDNTIRISNPASQSEKSSAEETAGRPIIIKDLNITLTGLGGGTKTIRRTNITAENGKLTLDLNVTVDSAKHSAKHPVKSKVKKNKHSRKKR, encoded by the coding sequence GTGGCGATAAGTAAAAAAGCTGTCTTAGCCTCTCTGGTTCTTTTTCTGTTTTTTGGTTGTGCCTCTGTCAAAAAAGACAGCGGCGGTGTTGAACAAAATACTATAACAAGTATAGATGTTTCCGGTCTTAGTATAAATGTGGTGTTAGCAAAGCCGTTTATGTATGAGACTTTACCGCAGGAGAGTAAGTCAATAAGAAGTGTTTATCTGCCCGGAGTAAGTGCCGGCACTTTTAACGGTAAAACTATCACAGGCGGCGAGGGGTCCCCTACAGTATCTGTTGTAGGCATGAAAAGTTTGGCTTCAGATAATATAACGCCCTCTGATGACAGTACCTTAGAGATAAGTTACATTCCAGGTTTCTCAATTAAGACCCTCTCCGAGGGCAATATCCTTAACATAAAAATACACCAGGTGGAAAAAGCAGATAACCTTGAAAATACAAGCACAGGCTCAATAACAGGCAAGTCAATTACCGGTTTAGACTTAAAACAAACGGACGGCACACTGGTTTTAGGAGTAAAAGGGGATGGCTCCCTTGTGCCGGATGTGTTTTCTCTTGATGGGCGAATTGTAGTGGATATTCCTGGCGTAAGACTCTCTAAAATACCCAAACTTAGTGTGCAGAGTCCTATAAAAGGGATAAGATACTGGCAGCATAAAGATAAAGTAAGGTTTGTGTTGGATTTAACCGATAAGGTTAAGTATGACGTACAGTTACATAGTAACGGGTTTTCGGTAAGGCTCTACCCCAATGGCAAGGCGGAGATGACGGCAGCGTCAAAAGCAGAGTCTGAGAGTTTGCACAAAGAGCCTATTGTAAAGGGATCAGCGGCTCATGCTCCTGACTTTAAGGACCATCTCATATCGCTTGATTTTGTGGATGCTGATGTGGTCTCAGTTATAAGACTTATATCTGAGGTAAGCGGAGCAAATATAGTGCTTGACCACGGCGTAGGTGGTAAGATAACTATAAAACTGAGAGACCTGCCATGGCAAAAAGCCCTTGACCTTGTCCTTGAAACTACTCACCTTATTAAGACAATTACTGATGACAACACAATAAGGATTTCCAATCCGGCAAGCCAATCGGAGAAAAGCTCAGCAGAGGAAACAGCAGGACGTCCGATAATAATAAAAGACTTAAACATAACGCTTACCGGGCTGGGCGGAGGCACAAAGACTATACGGAGGACTAACATTACCGCTGAAAACGGCAAACTTACGCTTGATTTAAATGTGACAGTGGACTCAGCAAAACATTCGGCAAAACATCCGGTTAAATCAAAGGTCAAAAAGAATAAACATAGCAGGAAAAAAAGGTAG
- the aroC gene encoding chorismate synthase gives MQRLRILSGGESHGKAIIGIVEGLPSNLSIEGEDIDVDLKRRQMGYGRGGRMKIESDRVEFLSGVRWGKTLGSPITLKIENRDWKNWESGMSDDASKSGTIAAVTKPRPGHADLPGVTKYGFKDVRNVLERSSARETAGRVAIGALCKKFIGQFGIKTGSYVINIGGVGRRYCEVDAADPSALQQLYEMAEMSDVRCPYPEDSKRMVSAIDEATEHGDTLGGIFEVFALNVPIGLGSHTQWDRRLDGLLAQSVMAIQAVKGVEVGRGFDMAVRPGSQVMDEIFYENSKGFIRKTNNCGGVEGGMSNGMPILIRGAMKPIPTQRRPLRSVDIETKAPIEAAYERSDVCAVPACAVIAEAVTATTIADLMLTKFGGDTMDETIRNFNKYMEYVNNF, from the coding sequence ATGCAGCGTTTAAGAATACTCTCTGGTGGTGAGTCGCACGGTAAAGCAATCATTGGTATAGTGGAGGGCCTCCCGTCAAATCTGTCCATAGAGGGAGAGGATATAGACGTGGATTTGAAGAGACGCCAAATGGGTTATGGCCGCGGCGGAAGGATGAAAATAGAGAGTGACCGTGTGGAGTTTCTTTCGGGAGTAAGGTGGGGAAAGACGCTTGGGTCGCCGATAACGCTAAAAATAGAAAATCGTGACTGGAAAAATTGGGAATCAGGTATGTCTGATGATGCCTCTAAAAGCGGTACTATTGCAGCTGTGACAAAACCGCGCCCTGGACACGCCGATTTGCCTGGAGTGACAAAGTATGGCTTTAAGGATGTAAGGAATGTGCTTGAAAGATCATCGGCACGTGAAACGGCTGGGAGAGTGGCTATTGGGGCGCTGTGTAAGAAGTTTATAGGACAGTTTGGCATAAAAACAGGAAGTTACGTGATAAACATAGGCGGCGTGGGCAGACGATATTGTGAAGTGGACGCTGCTGACCCGTCAGCGCTTCAGCAGTTATACGAAATGGCAGAGATGTCTGATGTCCGCTGCCCGTATCCTGAGGACAGTAAGCGTATGGTTAGTGCTATAGATGAAGCAACAGAGCACGGCGACACTTTGGGTGGGATATTTGAAGTGTTTGCTCTTAATGTGCCCATAGGACTTGGTAGTCATACGCAATGGGATAGGCGGCTTGACGGCCTTTTGGCACAGTCTGTGATGGCAATTCAGGCCGTAAAGGGTGTTGAGGTAGGGCGTGGGTTTGATATGGCAGTGCGACCAGGCTCTCAGGTTATGGATGAGATATTTTATGAAAACAGCAAAGGGTTTATAAGAAAGACGAATAATTGTGGAGGAGTGGAGGGAGGCATGTCTAATGGAATGCCGATTTTGATTAGAGGAGCGATGAAGCCCATTCCAACTCAGAGAAGGCCGCTAAGGTCTGTCGACATAGAAACAAAGGCACCGATTGAGGCAGCGTATGAACGCTCTGACGTCTGTGCAGTTCCGGCATGTGCAGTGATAGCTGAGGCAGTGACTGCAACAACTATTGCCGATCTTATGTTGACAAAGTTTGGCGGAGACACTATGGATGAGACTATCAGGAATTTTAATAAATACATGGAATATGTCAATAATTTTTAA
- the pilO gene encoding type 4a pilus biogenesis protein PilO: MEKINIDIDKLPQWQKILIVVLPIILIALPFYLVVVGPKTTEIKKFQKDIKRLDEEISKAQKQVANLPKLKEQLAVAIRMYAEIKKRLPEESEISILLKQISDECKLSGLAIGRWEPQARSEHPSGILFETRVKIDMRGTYHQLGDFLSRLTSLERIVNVSQINLAPGGDVLNINLNASTFTSKPEPEGN; the protein is encoded by the coding sequence GTGGAAAAGATAAATATTGATATTGATAAGCTGCCCCAGTGGCAGAAAATATTGATTGTGGTGTTACCCATAATTCTCATAGCACTGCCATTTTATCTTGTGGTAGTGGGCCCTAAGACTACAGAGATAAAAAAGTTTCAAAAAGATATAAAACGTTTGGATGAGGAAATATCAAAAGCCCAAAAGCAGGTTGCTAACCTGCCAAAGTTAAAAGAGCAGTTAGCTGTTGCTATTAGAATGTACGCTGAGATAAAGAAACGGCTGCCTGAGGAAAGTGAGATATCAATCCTTCTTAAGCAGATATCGGATGAGTGCAAACTCTCTGGCCTTGCTATAGGCCGGTGGGAGCCGCAGGCAAGGTCGGAGCATCCAAGCGGAATACTGTTTGAAACCCGGGTTAAGATTGACATGAGAGGCACATACCACCAGCTGGGTGATTTTTTAAGCAGATTGACCTCTCTTGAGAGGATAGTGAATGTGTCCCAGATTAATTTGGCTCCAGGCGGCGATGTTTTAAATATAAACTTAAACGCAAGCACCTTTACGTCAAAACCTGAGCCGGAGGGAAACTGA
- a CDS encoding PilN domain-containing protein encodes MIKINLLPLDGKARRRKKAAAPVPMTLVLLIVVFLLSSGVALYSYFYLSGKVTKMKKDKSRKDAMLKDLNNQLGEVKKLGEKQKKIEDNIKVIGQLTAAQSLPVKVLDDLCKLLPENVWFTKIDVLGNLLKIEGKALSNDDVVIFVENLKKSTRFKDTVLRRAVLGSAEGVNCVDFAIETTINPEEPKADAKQGANTP; translated from the coding sequence ATGATTAAAATAAACCTTCTTCCACTTGATGGGAAAGCAAGGAGAAGGAAAAAGGCTGCGGCTCCTGTGCCAATGACTTTGGTGTTGCTGATTGTCGTGTTTTTGCTGTCCTCTGGGGTCGCTCTTTATAGCTATTTTTACCTTTCGGGTAAAGTGACCAAAATGAAAAAAGACAAGTCTCGTAAAGATGCCATGCTTAAGGACTTAAATAATCAGTTAGGCGAGGTCAAAAAACTTGGCGAGAAACAAAAAAAGATAGAAGATAACATAAAGGTAATTGGGCAGTTGACGGCAGCCCAAAGTCTCCCCGTAAAAGTGCTTGATGATCTTTGCAAATTACTGCCGGAAAATGTTTGGTTTACAAAGATTGATGTGTTAGGTAACTTGCTCAAAATTGAGGGGAAAGCTTTGTCAAATGACGATGTGGTTATTTTTGTCGAAAATCTTAAAAAATCAACCCGTTTCAAAGATACCGTATTGCGCAGAGCCGTACTGGGTTCTGCGGAGGGAGTAAATTGCGTTGATTTTGCGATAGAGACTACGATAAACCCAGAGGAACCTAAAGCTGACGCTAAGCAGGGAGCTAATACACCGTAG
- a CDS encoding shikimate kinase: protein MRNIVLIGFMGTGKTTVGKILAKELGLKLVDVDEEIESETGMTICDIFKEHGELSFRDKETQMAKKISNGAGLVISTGGGIVLREENIACLRQNGLIVCLMAAPETILERTKDNTDRPLLKVENPFEKIKELLNQRDEKYRNADITIETDGKSPMVIADEIIEHWKSVH from the coding sequence TTGAGAAACATAGTGTTAATTGGTTTTATGGGAACCGGCAAAACCACGGTGGGTAAAATTTTAGCAAAAGAGCTGGGGTTAAAGCTGGTGGATGTCGATGAGGAAATAGAGTCGGAAACCGGCATGACTATTTGCGATATATTCAAAGAACATGGGGAGCTTTCCTTTAGAGATAAAGAGACGCAGATGGCTAAAAAGATTTCAAACGGAGCCGGGCTTGTTATATCAACCGGAGGCGGCATTGTGCTAAGAGAGGAAAACATAGCCTGTTTAAGACAAAACGGTTTGATAGTTTGCCTGATGGCAGCTCCTGAGACCATATTAGAGAGGACTAAAGACAACACTGACAGACCCCTTCTTAAAGTAGAAAACCCATTTGAAAAAATCAAAGAGCTGCTAAACCAGCGAGATGAAAAGTATCGCAATGCCGACATAACCATAGAGACAGACGGTAAAAGCCCTATGGTGATAGCTGATGAAATCATAGAGCACTGGAAATCGGTGCACTGA